A window of Polyodon spathula isolate WHYD16114869_AA chromosome 22, ASM1765450v1, whole genome shotgun sequence contains these coding sequences:
- the LOC121297223 gene encoding fibroblast growth factor 18-like isoform X2, with protein MRSLLSALTCLCVQAVVVLCGPLQVGDTPPPFTVISSPTQSRVSYAGGNPPVTQKQRDLEQELNSKLPLQVLADENVDFRIHVENQTRARDDMSRKQLRVYQLYSRTSGKHVQVLDRRISARGEDGDKYAQLVVETDTFGSQVRIKGKATDYYLCMNRRGKLVGKVSDKSKECVFVEKVLENNYTALMSAKYSGWYVGFTKKGRPRKGPRTQENQQDVHFMKRYPKGVPPDPQRPFRYTTVSKRTKRIHPASPS; from the exons ATGCGGTCCCTCCTGTCAGCACTCACTTGCCT ATGTGTCCAGGCCGTGGTGGTGCTGTGCGGTCCACTCCAGGTAGGAGACACTCCACCTCCATTCACTGTCATCTCATCTCCAACCCAATCTAGAGTCTCCTATGCTGGGGGAAACCCCCCAGTTACACAGAAGCAGAGAGATCTGGAGCAGGAGCTAAACTCTAAACTGCCCCTACAG GTCCTGGCAGACGAGAATGTGGATTTCCGGATTCACGTGGAGAATCAGACGCGGGCACGAGACGATATGAGCCGGAAACAGTTGCGAGTTTACCAGCTGTACAGCCGCACCAGCGGGAAGCACGTGCAGGTGCTGGACCGCAGGATCAGCGCACGAGGAGAAGACGGAGACAAATATG CCCAGCTCGTTGTGGAAACGGACACGTTTGGGAGCCAGGTGCGAATCAAAGGCAAAGCTACGGACTATTACCTCTGCATGAACCGGAGAGGCAAGCTAGTGGGCAAG GTGAGCGACAAGAGCAAAGAGTGTGTATTTGTGGAGAAGGTGCTGGAGAATAACTACACAGCCCTGATGTCAGCCAAATACTCAGGCTGGTACGTTGGCTTCACCAAGAAGGGGCGCCCACGCAAAGGCCCGCGAACCCAGGAGAACCAGCAGGACGTGCACTTCATGAAGCGCTACCCCAAAGGGGTGCCTCCAGACCCCCAGAGGCCCTTCCGCTACACCACGGTCAGCAAGCGGACTAAACGCATCCACCCAGCCAGCCCTAGCTAG
- the LOC121297223 gene encoding fibroblast growth factor 18-like isoform X1, with amino-acid sequence MRSLLSALTCLCVQAVVVLCGPLQVGDTPPPFTVISSPTQSRVSYAGGNPPVTQKQRDLEQELNSKLPLQQVLADENVDFRIHVENQTRARDDMSRKQLRVYQLYSRTSGKHVQVLDRRISARGEDGDKYAQLVVETDTFGSQVRIKGKATDYYLCMNRRGKLVGKVSDKSKECVFVEKVLENNYTALMSAKYSGWYVGFTKKGRPRKGPRTQENQQDVHFMKRYPKGVPPDPQRPFRYTTVSKRTKRIHPASPS; translated from the exons ATGCGGTCCCTCCTGTCAGCACTCACTTGCCT ATGTGTCCAGGCCGTGGTGGTGCTGTGCGGTCCACTCCAGGTAGGAGACACTCCACCTCCATTCACTGTCATCTCATCTCCAACCCAATCTAGAGTCTCCTATGCTGGGGGAAACCCCCCAGTTACACAGAAGCAGAGAGATCTGGAGCAGGAGCTAAACTCTAAACTGCCCCTACAG CAGGTCCTGGCAGACGAGAATGTGGATTTCCGGATTCACGTGGAGAATCAGACGCGGGCACGAGACGATATGAGCCGGAAACAGTTGCGAGTTTACCAGCTGTACAGCCGCACCAGCGGGAAGCACGTGCAGGTGCTGGACCGCAGGATCAGCGCACGAGGAGAAGACGGAGACAAATATG CCCAGCTCGTTGTGGAAACGGACACGTTTGGGAGCCAGGTGCGAATCAAAGGCAAAGCTACGGACTATTACCTCTGCATGAACCGGAGAGGCAAGCTAGTGGGCAAG GTGAGCGACAAGAGCAAAGAGTGTGTATTTGTGGAGAAGGTGCTGGAGAATAACTACACAGCCCTGATGTCAGCCAAATACTCAGGCTGGTACGTTGGCTTCACCAAGAAGGGGCGCCCACGCAAAGGCCCGCGAACCCAGGAGAACCAGCAGGACGTGCACTTCATGAAGCGCTACCCCAAAGGGGTGCCTCCAGACCCCCAGAGGCCCTTCCGCTACACCACGGTCAGCAAGCGGACTAAACGCATCCACCCAGCCAGCCCTAGCTAG
- the LOC121297223 gene encoding fibroblast growth factor 18-like isoform X3: MRSLLSALTCLCVQAVVVLCGPLQQVLADENVDFRIHVENQTRARDDMSRKQLRVYQLYSRTSGKHVQVLDRRISARGEDGDKYAQLVVETDTFGSQVRIKGKATDYYLCMNRRGKLVGKVSDKSKECVFVEKVLENNYTALMSAKYSGWYVGFTKKGRPRKGPRTQENQQDVHFMKRYPKGVPPDPQRPFRYTTVSKRTKRIHPASPS, encoded by the exons ATGCGGTCCCTCCTGTCAGCACTCACTTGCCT ATGTGTCCAGGCCGTGGTGGTGCTGTGCGGTCCACTCCAG CAGGTCCTGGCAGACGAGAATGTGGATTTCCGGATTCACGTGGAGAATCAGACGCGGGCACGAGACGATATGAGCCGGAAACAGTTGCGAGTTTACCAGCTGTACAGCCGCACCAGCGGGAAGCACGTGCAGGTGCTGGACCGCAGGATCAGCGCACGAGGAGAAGACGGAGACAAATATG CCCAGCTCGTTGTGGAAACGGACACGTTTGGGAGCCAGGTGCGAATCAAAGGCAAAGCTACGGACTATTACCTCTGCATGAACCGGAGAGGCAAGCTAGTGGGCAAG GTGAGCGACAAGAGCAAAGAGTGTGTATTTGTGGAGAAGGTGCTGGAGAATAACTACACAGCCCTGATGTCAGCCAAATACTCAGGCTGGTACGTTGGCTTCACCAAGAAGGGGCGCCCACGCAAAGGCCCGCGAACCCAGGAGAACCAGCAGGACGTGCACTTCATGAAGCGCTACCCCAAAGGGGTGCCTCCAGACCCCCAGAGGCCCTTCCGCTACACCACGGTCAGCAAGCGGACTAAACGCATCCACCCAGCCAGCCCTAGCTAG
- the LOC121297223 gene encoding fibroblast growth factor 18-like isoform X4 gives MRSLLSALTCLCVQAVVVLCGPLQVLADENVDFRIHVENQTRARDDMSRKQLRVYQLYSRTSGKHVQVLDRRISARGEDGDKYAQLVVETDTFGSQVRIKGKATDYYLCMNRRGKLVGKVSDKSKECVFVEKVLENNYTALMSAKYSGWYVGFTKKGRPRKGPRTQENQQDVHFMKRYPKGVPPDPQRPFRYTTVSKRTKRIHPASPS, from the exons ATGCGGTCCCTCCTGTCAGCACTCACTTGCCT ATGTGTCCAGGCCGTGGTGGTGCTGTGCGGTCCACTCCAG GTCCTGGCAGACGAGAATGTGGATTTCCGGATTCACGTGGAGAATCAGACGCGGGCACGAGACGATATGAGCCGGAAACAGTTGCGAGTTTACCAGCTGTACAGCCGCACCAGCGGGAAGCACGTGCAGGTGCTGGACCGCAGGATCAGCGCACGAGGAGAAGACGGAGACAAATATG CCCAGCTCGTTGTGGAAACGGACACGTTTGGGAGCCAGGTGCGAATCAAAGGCAAAGCTACGGACTATTACCTCTGCATGAACCGGAGAGGCAAGCTAGTGGGCAAG GTGAGCGACAAGAGCAAAGAGTGTGTATTTGTGGAGAAGGTGCTGGAGAATAACTACACAGCCCTGATGTCAGCCAAATACTCAGGCTGGTACGTTGGCTTCACCAAGAAGGGGCGCCCACGCAAAGGCCCGCGAACCCAGGAGAACCAGCAGGACGTGCACTTCATGAAGCGCTACCCCAAAGGGGTGCCTCCAGACCCCCAGAGGCCCTTCCGCTACACCACGGTCAGCAAGCGGACTAAACGCATCCACCCAGCCAGCCCTAGCTAG